One genomic segment of Bacteroidota bacterium includes these proteins:
- a CDS encoding DUF1501 domain-containing protein: MNTQFNRRDFIKLSGFASASLFVPNFLMASAVPESLSKQKKLVVIQMSGGNDGLNCIIPFRNDLYYKLRPTLGYRSNELIALSDDVGLNLQLSGIADLFFNGNVVMINNVGYPNPNRSHFRSMDIWQSGSDANTFLNTGWLGRTLDAQCTNTVMPKPHTAIEIDDSLSLALKGEKVSGFATNNMELLKSTTENKMIQHIAETGADEHGENQVAYLYKQLASTYSSANYIYAQSKIYQNPTVYPDTQLGKQLKTIAELILAETDTNIYYVSMSGFDTHAMQRGQQERQLKQYNDAVKIFCDDLKAHHVFDDTLIMTFSEFGRRVEENGSKGTDHGTANNIYLIGGGLKQGGMMNDLPDLNALVDGDILYTMDFRNIYSTILESWLHVDSKTILGKSFTNLGFI, from the coding sequence ATGAACACACAATTCAATCGCAGAGATTTTATTAAACTATCGGGATTTGCATCTGCTTCTTTATTCGTTCCTAATTTTTTGATGGCATCTGCTGTACCTGAATCTCTCAGCAAGCAAAAAAAATTGGTAGTGATTCAAATGAGTGGCGGCAATGATGGATTAAATTGTATTATTCCTTTCCGCAATGATTTGTATTATAAACTACGACCAACATTAGGATATCGCAGCAATGAATTGATTGCGTTAAGTGATGATGTGGGTTTGAATTTACAGCTCTCAGGCATTGCAGATTTATTTTTTAATGGCAATGTTGTAATGATAAATAATGTAGGTTATCCCAATCCAAACCGTTCTCATTTTCGAAGCATGGATATTTGGCAAAGCGGCAGTGATGCAAATACATTTCTGAATACAGGTTGGCTTGGACGTACTTTAGATGCACAATGTACAAATACAGTTATGCCAAAACCACATACTGCAATTGAAATAGATGACAGTTTAAGTCTTGCATTAAAAGGTGAAAAAGTAAGTGGATTTGCAACTAATAATATGGAGCTTTTGAAAAGCACCACCGAAAATAAAATGATACAACATATAGCAGAAACAGGAGCTGATGAACACGGTGAAAATCAGGTAGCATATTTATATAAACAATTAGCATCTACATATTCAAGCGCAAATTATATTTATGCACAAAGTAAAATCTATCAAAATCCAACAGTATATCCCGACACACAATTAGGTAAACAATTAAAAACAATTGCGGAATTAATTCTCGCCGAAACGGACACCAATATTTATTATGTTTCTATGAGTGGTTTTGATACACATGCAATGCAACGTGGTCAACAAGAACGACAATTGAAACAATACAATGATGCAGTAAAAATATTTTGTGATGACTTGAAAGCACATCATGTATTTGATGATACTCTTATTATGACCTTTTCTGAATTTGGTCGCAGAGTAGAAGAAAATGGATCGAAGGGAACAGATCATGGAACTGCAAATAATATCTATTTAATTGGCGGCGGATTAAAGCAAGGTGGAATGATGAATGATTTGCCGGATTTAAATGCATTAGTTGATGGCGATATTCTATACACTATGGATTTCAGAAATATATATTCTACAATTTTAGAAAGCTGGTTACATGTGGATTCAAAAACAATTTTAGGAAAAAGTTTTACTAATCTAGGCTTTATCTAA
- a CDS encoding DUF1800 domain-containing protein, which yields MSFTQKHLQHLHLRAGFGLIPSELKNKLQQDRETSVEKIFKASKSIQPLEFLEDPTKGKEVGDLRILFMLLKSEGKTQDLNCAWIEKMTVTSAQLREKMTLFWHNHFATSAPFAWLMQVQNNTLRKNALGSFRELLFAVAHDPAMIIYLNNQQNKKDAPNENFAREVMELFTLGEGNIYTEHDIKEAARAFTGWTVNKRGVFEFEEEEHDSGEKIFLGRTGNFTGDDILNIILEEKQTAYFITTKIYKHFVNAKVNTAHIEILAEEFYASDYDITALMQSIFLSDWFYDDENIGCIIISPVELIIRYKKLTALTFKNEKEMLKLQRVLGQVLFFPPNVAGWPGNTHWIDSTTLPLRLQMPYYILMQGGFNLQPKPEFEDVPETNVIAVKKAKVTSNWKSFAETYSSKNKTEITEHLIDVLVQSESKRINRTELERFAEATSADKEEYIIKSASYIMSLPEFQLI from the coding sequence TTGTCATTTACCCAAAAACATCTGCAACATCTTCATCTAAGAGCCGGTTTTGGATTAATACCATCTGAATTAAAAAACAAACTGCAACAAGACAGAGAAACATCGGTTGAGAAAATTTTTAAAGCATCTAAATCAATTCAACCATTAGAATTTTTAGAAGATCCTACAAAAGGAAAAGAAGTTGGCGATCTGCGTATTCTTTTTATGCTATTAAAATCGGAAGGAAAAACGCAGGATTTAAATTGTGCGTGGATAGAAAAAATGACAGTTACTTCAGCGCAATTGCGTGAGAAAATGACTTTGTTTTGGCATAATCACTTTGCCACCTCGGCACCATTCGCTTGGCTGATGCAAGTCCAAAATAATACTTTGCGCAAAAACGCACTCGGCTCTTTCAGAGAATTATTATTTGCAGTGGCACATGATCCGGCAATGATTATTTATTTGAATAATCAGCAGAATAAAAAAGATGCCCCCAACGAAAATTTTGCAAGAGAGGTGATGGAATTATTCACTTTAGGTGAAGGGAATATTTATACAGAACATGATATTAAAGAAGCTGCACGTGCATTTACAGGATGGACCGTAAATAAACGAGGAGTGTTTGAATTTGAGGAAGAAGAACATGATTCAGGTGAAAAAATATTTTTAGGTCGTACAGGAAATTTTACCGGTGATGATATTCTCAATATTATATTGGAAGAAAAACAAACTGCGTATTTTATCACAACTAAAATTTATAAACACTTTGTAAATGCAAAAGTTAATACAGCACATATAGAAATTCTTGCAGAGGAATTCTATGCTTCAGATTATGATATAACTGCATTAATGCAATCCATATTTTTATCAGATTGGTTTTATGATGATGAAAATATAGGCTGCATAATTATTTCGCCGGTGGAATTAATTATCCGTTATAAAAAGCTTACAGCACTCACTTTTAAAAATGAAAAAGAAATGTTGAAGTTGCAAAGAGTATTGGGTCAGGTATTATTTTTTCCTCCTAATGTTGCGGGATGGCCGGGCAATACACATTGGATAGACTCTACAACTTTACCATTGCGCTTACAGATGCCGTATTATATTTTAATGCAAGGCGGATTTAATCTGCAACCTAAACCGGAATTTGAAGATGTGCCGGAAACAAATGTAATCGCAGTAAAAAAAGCAAAAGTTACGAGTAACTGGAAATCATTTGCCGAAACATATTCTTCAAAAAACAAAACGGAGATTACTGAACATTTAATTGATGTATTGGTGCAAAGTGAATCAAAGCGAATTAACAGAACCGAATTAGAAAGATTTGCAGAAGCCACTTCAGCCGACAAAGAAGAATACATTATTAAATCGGCATCTTATATAATGAGTTTACCAGAATTTCAATTGATTTAA
- a CDS encoding MerR family transcriptional regulator, producing MPYKEKQIEKIYWSISEVAEMLNVSLSLLRFWENEFDNIQPRKNRKGDRYYTKKDIENLKMIYHLVKEKGYTLKGAKQRLSQKGDDAEAQHQTIETLKKLRVFLTEIKEQL from the coding sequence ATGCCTTACAAGGAGAAACAAATAGAAAAAATTTACTGGTCCATCAGTGAGGTTGCTGAAATGCTAAACGTTTCTTTATCACTGTTGCGCTTTTGGGAAAATGAATTTGATAATATCCAACCTCGTAAAAATCGTAAAGGCGACAGATATTATACTAAGAAGGATATTGAGAATCTGAAAATGATTTATCATCTTGTAAAAGAAAAAGGCTATACCTTGAAAGGTGCAAAGCAAAGATTAAGTCAAAAGGGTGATGATGCAGAAGCACAACATCAAACTATAGAAACTCTAAAAAAATTACGGGTATTCTTAACTGAAATTAAAGAGCAGCTTTAA
- a CDS encoding M23 family metallopeptidase yields MKKIKYFYNPATLRFEKLEISNWSIVLRVFGWICTALVFAGAIVFLAYTYMDSPKERYLKNQLDGMELEFSLLDNRLDTMAIILDEIEHRDDNIYRTIFEADPISRNDRLAGIGGSERFKRMDRLDNSALLKNTASKLELMRRKMVVQSKSFDEISKLVQLKEEILMATPAIQPVSNKDLDRISSGFGYRIHPIYKVLRLHEGIDFTAPRGTEIYATANGVVEFASPSASGYGNELVINHGFGYKSRYAHLNGFNVRKGQSVKRGELIGYIGNTGLSTAPHLHYEIEKDGIKLDPINFFYNDLTPEEYLKLIQIANQPNQSYD; encoded by the coding sequence ATGAAAAAGATAAAGTACTTCTATAACCCAGCAACTCTGCGCTTTGAAAAGTTAGAAATTTCTAACTGGAGCATTGTGCTGCGTGTGTTTGGCTGGATTTGTACGGCACTTGTTTTTGCAGGTGCAATTGTTTTCCTTGCATATACTTATATGGATTCTCCAAAGGAACGTTATCTAAAAAATCAGTTGGATGGAATGGAATTGGAATTTTCATTATTAGATAACCGATTAGATACAATGGCAATTATTCTGGATGAAATTGAACATCGTGATGATAATATTTATCGCACCATTTTCGAAGCAGATCCGATTTCAAGAAATGATCGTCTTGCAGGAATTGGTGGCAGCGAAAGATTTAAAAGAATGGATCGATTAGATAATTCTGCATTATTAAAAAACACAGCATCAAAACTGGAATTGATGCGCAGAAAAATGGTAGTGCAATCAAAATCCTTTGATGAAATCAGCAAACTTGTTCAATTAAAAGAAGAAATTTTAATGGCCACTCCTGCCATTCAACCCGTTTCAAATAAAGACCTCGACAGAATATCTTCGGGTTTTGGTTATCGCATTCATCCAATTTATAAAGTATTGCGATTGCATGAAGGAATAGATTTTACAGCACCACGAGGAACAGAAATTTATGCTACCGCAAATGGTGTAGTGGAATTTGCAAGTCCATCTGCTTCGGGTTATGGAAATGAACTTGTGATCAATCATGGCTTCGGCTATAAAAGTCGTTATGCGCATCTCAATGGTTTTAATGTGCGCAAAGGACAATCTGTGAAGCGAGGTGAATTAATTGGATATATCGGTAACACAGGTTTATCTACTGCACCACATTTACATTATGAAATTGAAAAGGATGGTATAAAATTAGATCCAATCAATTTCTTTTATAATGATCTTACACCTGAAGAATATTTGAAGCTGATTCAAATTGCAAATCAACCTAATCAATCTTATGACTGA
- the alaS gene encoding alanine--tRNA ligase, with translation MLTSQEIRKKFLDFFEAKQHKIVASAPIVVKDDPTLMFTNAGMNQFKDLFLGNKKIQYNRIADTQKCLRVSGKHNDLEEVGVDTYHHTMFEMLGNWSFGDPARPEGGYFKKESINWSWELLTKEFNIPEDRIYVTVFEGDKSEGLEFDQEAFDVWKTCIDADRIINGNKKDNFWEMGDTGPCGPCSEIHVDLRTDDERKKTDGKLLVNAGDPQVIEVWNLVFIQFNRKADGTLEELPAKHVDTGMGFERLVRTLQNKSSNYDTDIFLPLIRKTEMLCGLEYGNNEKTDIAFRVIADHIRAVSFCIADGQLPSNTGAGYVIRRILRRAIRYGYSFLNLKKPFFHLLVPVLADEFANVFPELKAQEDLVSKVIMEEETSFLRTLETGMQKLQDASAQMLKNLQRQIPGNVAFELYDTYGFPLDLTVLIAKEFGFEVDTAGFEIAMQEQKNRSRNASVSEADDWTVLNNTKQIDFVGYDATEAEAHIVKMRKVKQKNAAQFQIVLDKTPFYAESGGQIGDTGILQINDKKIKVLDTKKENDLIIHITDKLPEHTDGIVHATIDVDRRNATANNHSATHLLHAAMRQVLGTHVQQKGSYVGPDRLRFDFSHFTRVTEEELLEIENIINKKVREDIRLDERRNVPIEEAKKLGAMMLFGEKYGEQVRVITYDENFSRELCGGIHVPSTGVIGYCKIISESAVAAGIRRIEAITGEAATQLIQQNFDTLKKLTELTKSHDAVKAMQSMMDENAALQKTIEKFRLQSVNGIKDELKKSLSTKNGIQFIATKVELDNADLIKKLVYDLRNETDNLFAVIGAEFDGKAHLTIMISENLVVAKNVNAATLVREWGKEIQGGGGGQNYFATAGGKNPNGLDKIFSLAKTLVENL, from the coding sequence ATGTTAACGTCGCAAGAAATACGCAAGAAATTTTTAGATTTTTTTGAAGCAAAACAACATAAAATTGTTGCTTCTGCTCCCATCGTTGTGAAGGATGATCCTACACTTATGTTTACCAATGCCGGTATGAATCAATTTAAAGATTTATTTCTTGGCAATAAAAAAATTCAATACAATCGAATTGCAGATACACAAAAATGTTTGCGTGTTTCCGGTAAGCATAATGATCTGGAAGAAGTAGGCGTAGATACATATCATCATACTATGTTCGAGATGTTGGGCAACTGGAGTTTTGGGGATCCTGCCCGTCCGGAAGGCGGGTATTTTAAAAAAGAAAGTATAAACTGGAGTTGGGAATTGCTTACTAAAGAATTTAATATTCCTGAAGATAGAATTTATGTAACTGTTTTCGAAGGTGATAAATCAGAAGGATTAGAATTTGATCAGGAAGCTTTTGATGTTTGGAAAACTTGTATTGATGCAGACAGAATTATTAATGGCAATAAAAAAGATAATTTCTGGGAGATGGGTGATACGGGGCCTTGTGGTCCGTGTTCAGAAATTCATGTGGATTTGCGTACAGATGATGAAAGAAAAAAAACCGATGGAAAACTATTAGTGAATGCAGGTGATCCGCAAGTGATTGAAGTATGGAATTTAGTATTCATACAATTTAATCGCAAAGCAGATGGTACATTAGAAGAGTTGCCTGCAAAACATGTAGATACCGGAATGGGCTTCGAACGATTAGTGCGCACCTTGCAAAATAAATCTTCTAATTACGATACAGATATTTTTTTACCACTGATTCGCAAAACAGAAATGTTATGTGGTTTGGAATATGGAAACAATGAAAAAACAGATATTGCTTTTCGAGTAATTGCTGATCATATTCGTGCGGTAAGTTTTTGTATTGCCGATGGACAATTACCTTCCAACACCGGAGCGGGTTATGTGATACGCAGAATTTTACGTCGTGCAATCAGATATGGTTATTCATTTCTGAATTTGAAAAAACCATTTTTTCATTTGCTTGTACCGGTGCTTGCGGATGAATTTGCAAATGTGTTTCCCGAATTAAAAGCACAGGAAGATTTAGTGAGTAAAGTTATTATGGAAGAGGAAACTTCTTTCTTGAGAACTTTAGAAACAGGTATGCAGAAATTGCAAGATGCATCTGCGCAAATGCTTAAAAATTTACAGCGGCAAATTCCCGGAAATGTTGCTTTTGAATTATATGATACTTATGGTTTTCCGCTTGACCTTACTGTTTTAATTGCAAAAGAATTTGGTTTTGAAGTGGACACTGCAGGTTTTGAAATTGCGATGCAGGAACAGAAAAATCGCTCTCGCAATGCATCTGTTTCTGAAGCTGATGATTGGACTGTTTTGAATAATACAAAGCAAATTGATTTTGTGGGATATGATGCTACAGAAGCAGAAGCACATATTGTGAAAATGCGTAAGGTGAAACAAAAAAATGCAGCTCAATTTCAAATTGTTTTAGATAAAACTCCTTTTTATGCAGAGAGTGGGGGACAGATTGGTGATACAGGTATTCTGCAAATAAATGATAAGAAAATAAAAGTACTCGACACTAAAAAAGAAAATGATTTAATAATTCATATCACCGACAAATTACCAGAACATACAGATGGAATTGTGCATGCAACTATTGATGTAGATAGAAGAAATGCAACAGCAAATAATCACAGTGCAACACATTTATTACATGCTGCTATGCGACAAGTATTGGGAACACATGTGCAACAAAAAGGAAGTTATGTAGGGCCGGATCGTTTGCGTTTTGATTTCTCGCATTTCACAAGAGTAACGGAGGAAGAATTACTGGAGATAGAAAATATTATCAATAAAAAAGTAAGAGAAGATATTCGTTTAGATGAACGCCGTAATGTGCCGATTGAAGAAGCAAAAAAATTGGGGGCCATGATGTTGTTCGGAGAAAAATACGGCGAACAAGTGCGGGTAATTACTTACGATGAAAATTTTAGTCGTGAATTATGTGGAGGAATTCATGTACCATCAACAGGAGTAATTGGTTACTGTAAAATAATTTCTGAATCAGCCGTAGCTGCCGGTATCAGAAGGATAGAAGCGATTACAGGTGAAGCGGCAACACAATTAATTCAACAAAATTTTGATACACTAAAAAAACTGACAGAGCTTACTAAAAGTCATGATGCGGTGAAAGCAATGCAATCTATGATGGATGAAAATGCAGCACTTCAAAAAACAATAGAGAAGTTTAGATTGCAATCAGTAAATGGAATAAAAGATGAGTTGAAAAAATCCTTATCAACTAAAAATGGGATTCAATTTATTGCCACAAAAGTGGAATTGGACAATGCTGATTTAATAAAAAAACTCGTGTATGATTTGCGCAATGAAACTGATAATTTATTTGCAGTAATTGGTGCCGAGTTTGATGGCAAAGCACATCTCACAATTATGATTAGCGAAAATTTAGTTGTTGCCAAAAATGTGAATGCTGCAACACTCGTTCGTGAATGGGGAAAAGAAATTCAAGGCGGCGGTGGTGGTCAGAATTATTTTGCAACAGCTGGCGGAAAAAATCCAAACGGATTAGATAAAATATTTTCACTTGCAAAAACATTGGTAGAAAATCTTTGA
- a CDS encoding T9SS type A sorting domain-containing protein, whose amino-acid sequence MYINIQVRRNNNNIIYFIKNSISIFRNAVLCFCLLISMQVDAQWFSTAQTLNGVLDEAGYKSNEGKSNIYIGWDDTYLYLGYKNLISSGVVMYFDLDPYLPVSGGSDANGNLGGIPFNLHTMEPPFRWDMCVFWQKTGTGSGGSKIIYYERNGTGSYTTQNEIAGKLEDYFNNIDVGKNFVEARIKWSEINGSGGGRPNSFNWFAYAYNDSINNPSPLTGLYDYIFQTVPNDTTGITNPRGHVNSTYGNKKFSFYQTVPNTSSTGTSDPFSFALRSFETHGSYNYTIAQLGIVYDMTVFGEIGGPNYLDIERNVSVTHNLVIDGSVARIKSNVSNYTITMNGSNGLAHIGNGGTMYGEYGGNFLNLTFSGNTTLQQTGTNTFDAKKVTVSSGATLNANTSCISYTSMLETGVVSLNGTVITTNLLGFSGNINSTFRNGFTDWTIHTNSLVQYADSSGGTQIVTPRLDYGKVEILGGGIKSFASETGNLSINSTLTFTDGIINTGTNKLILNNAATTSIVGYDATKYINGTLTRKVSPSGNYVFPIGNISYYEPAVINLNSSSGLDSLTTNFNTPVPTPPVDLSSFGSACDTEETDVNFFLDYGYWSIIPSGSTASLNYDITLTSTGHSNAAPLIENHGIFKNESLDASTWSEAGAVYDADCITDIVVGGASNPVTVTNIGVTSFSNFVIGLDTFYILPIELAEFTGWNNGIANELHWKTYSEVNADKFEVEKSIDGISFNSIGEVSAQGYSSTMHQYVFYDYNPLAGVQYYRLRMVDFDGTFKFSNIISIDADGSGVHAIMIFPNPVQNNLHLEIISSADTKVVLRIYDVLSKLVYENIQTIQPGKNSMDINTTSFSKGTYQIGITDLISGEIITNGFVK is encoded by the coding sequence TTGTATATTAATATTCAAGTGCGCAGAAACAACAACAATATTATTTATTTTATAAAAAATAGTATTTCTATTTTCAGAAATGCAGTATTGTGTTTTTGTTTATTGATAAGTATGCAGGTGGATGCGCAATGGTTTTCAACAGCACAAACTTTAAACGGTGTATTGGATGAAGCAGGCTACAAAAGCAATGAGGGAAAATCTAATATTTATATAGGATGGGATGATACATATTTATATTTAGGTTATAAAAATTTAATTTCTAGTGGTGTTGTAATGTATTTTGATTTGGATCCTTATTTACCAGTGAGTGGAGGTAGTGATGCAAACGGAAACTTAGGTGGTATTCCTTTTAATTTACATACAATGGAGCCTCCTTTTCGATGGGATATGTGTGTGTTTTGGCAAAAAACAGGTACAGGGTCAGGCGGCAGTAAAATAATATATTATGAACGCAATGGTACCGGTTCCTATACAACACAAAATGAAATTGCCGGAAAACTAGAAGATTATTTTAACAACATAGATGTAGGAAAAAATTTTGTTGAAGCGAGAATTAAGTGGTCAGAAATAAATGGCTCCGGCGGTGGACGTCCTAATTCTTTTAATTGGTTTGCTTATGCTTATAATGACAGTATTAATAATCCTTCACCATTAACAGGATTGTATGATTATATATTTCAAACTGTCCCTAATGATACTACAGGTATAACCAATCCCAGAGGCCATGTAAATAGTACTTATGGAAATAAAAAATTTTCATTTTATCAAACCGTTCCCAATACAAGTTCTACCGGGACTTCTGATCCATTCTCTTTTGCATTGCGCAGTTTTGAAACTCATGGCTCTTATAATTATACAATTGCACAACTTGGAATTGTATATGATATGACAGTGTTCGGGGAAATTGGAGGTCCAAATTATTTAGATATAGAGCGTAATGTTTCTGTTACACATAATCTTGTTATTGATGGTTCTGTTGCTAGAATAAAATCAAATGTTAGTAATTATACAATCACAATGAATGGGAGCAATGGACTTGCTCATATCGGAAATGGCGGTACTATGTATGGCGAATACGGCGGGAATTTTTTAAATCTCACGTTCAGTGGAAATACAACGTTGCAACAGACAGGCACAAATACTTTTGATGCAAAAAAAGTTACTGTCAGCTCGGGTGCTACATTAAATGCAAATACAAGTTGTATAAGTTATACTTCTATGTTAGAAACAGGTGTTGTAAGTTTAAATGGTACTGTTATCACAACAAATCTTTTGGGTTTTAGTGGAAATATAAATTCAACTTTTAGAAATGGATTTACTGACTGGACAATACATACAAATTCACTTGTTCAATATGCAGATTCATCAGGAGGTACACAAATAGTTACTCCCCGACTTGATTATGGAAAAGTAGAAATTCTTGGTGGTGGAATAAAATCTTTTGCTAGTGAAACAGGAAATTTAAGTATAAACAGCACACTTACTTTTACAGATGGTATCATTAATACAGGAACGAATAAATTAATTTTAAATAATGCTGCGACAACTTCTATTGTGGGTTATGATGCAACAAAATATATAAATGGAACACTCACCAGAAAAGTAAGCCCATCCGGAAATTATGTTTTTCCTATTGGAAATATTTCCTATTATGAGCCTGCTGTAATTAATTTGAATTCTTCTTCCGGATTGGATAGTTTAACTACAAATTTTAATACCCCCGTTCCAACTCCTCCTGTTGATCTTTCTTCATTTGGGTCTGCATGCGATACAGAAGAAACGGATGTGAATTTCTTTTTAGATTATGGTTACTGGAGTATAATACCTTCTGGAAGTACTGCTTCATTAAACTATGATATCACTTTAACTTCAACAGGACATTCCAACGCTGCACCATTAATTGAAAATCACGGCATATTTAAAAATGAATCTTTAGATGCTTCTACATGGAGTGAAGCAGGTGCTGTTTATGATGCAGATTGTATAACTGATATTGTAGTGGGTGGTGCTTCAAATCCGGTTACGGTTACTAATATCGGTGTAACTTCTTTCAGCAATTTTGTAATTGGATTAGATACATTTTATATTCTTCCAATCGAACTTGCAGAATTCACAGGATGGAATAATGGTATAGCAAATGAACTGCATTGGAAAACATATAGTGAAGTAAATGCAGATAAGTTTGAAGTTGAAAAATCTATAGATGGAATTTCATTTAATTCCATTGGTGAAGTAAGCGCTCAGGGTTACAGCAGCACTATGCATCAATATGTATTTTATGATTATAATCCATTGGCCGGGGTTCAATATTATCGGTTGCGCATGGTTGACTTTGACGGCACTTTTAAATTCAGCAATATAATTTCAATTGATGCTGATGGCAGTGGAGTACATGCTATAATGATATTTCCAAATCCGGTGCAGAATAATTTACATCTTGAAATAATTTCTTCGGCTGACACCAAAGTTGTATTGAGAATTTATGATGTACTCAGTAAACTTGTTTATGAAAATATTCAAACCATTCAACCGGGTAAAAACAGCATGGATATTAATACCACTTCATTTTCGAAAGGCACTTACCAGATTGGGATAACTGATTTAATTTCGGGTGAAATTATTACAAACGGTTTTGTGAAATAG